One segment of Lytechinus pictus isolate F3 Inbred chromosome 13, Lp3.0, whole genome shotgun sequence DNA contains the following:
- the LOC129274699 gene encoding 5-hydroxytryptamine receptor 4-like, translated as MDDEMSEISDTSPLPPTEVYYQTSTDQHSNSWRTFKFDDYTQRVVLSVFFIIIATLGIFGNSMVVLGVILCRKLRTVTNIFVVNLAVADLLTALTIPWNAVALLSRSGWPLPEWVCVVVALVSFTCVGCSLFTLATIAINRWLVITQSLNAFRRVYTPVNLTFMILAIWSVPFLVALVPPMVGLGELGYADKYSTCSHKTTHPLSDYYSVLQTLIFYPVPLVIIIVCYVKVYLHVKRHMKAMTEQAEGSSTSMHASLKRQSSQQQLRLSKRQVEITKNLFYVVLAFLICITPYGVALMIPPSDPAIPWTAAILLCNSCVNPMIYATKHPNFKLVFRYMLTCKCHRIPEQSEFLRSVRYLNARRQSR; from the coding sequence ATGGATGACGAAATGAGTGAAATATCGGACACAAGTCCTCTCCCTCCAACCGAGGTATACTACCAAACATCTACAGACCAACACTCAAATTCATGGAGAACGTTCAAATTCGACGACTACACACAACGTGTAGTCCTTTCcgtcttcttcatcatcatagcTACTCTAGGAATTTTCGGGAACAGCATGGTTGTCCTCGGCGTTATTCTGTGTCGCAAACTTCGAACAGTGACAAACATTTTCGTGGTGAACCTCGCCGTTGCCGATCTACTCACGGCGTTGACGATTCCTTGGAACGCGGTCGCGCTGCTCAGCCGAAGCGGTTGGCCCTTACCAGAGTGGGTGTGCGTTGTTGTCGCGTTGGTGAGTTTCACCTGTGTGGGTTGCAGTCTCTTTACCTTGGCTACTATCGCCATCAATCGGTGGCTCGTCATTACTCAGAGTTTGAATGCTTTTCGAAGAGTCTACACTCCGGTCAATTTAACCTTTATGATTCTGGCCATATGGTCTGTGCCATTCCTCGTTGCACTGGTCCCACCAATGGTCGGTCTCGGAGAGCTTGGATACGCCGATAAATACAGCACGTGTTCCCACAAGACCACGCACCCGTTGTCCGACTACTACAGCGTTCTACAAACCCTGATATTCTACCCAGTCCCACTCGTAATAATTATTGTTTGCTACGTGAAAGTTTACCTCCATGTCAAACGTCACATGAAGGCAATGACCGAGCAAGCCGAAGGATCTTCTACGTCCATGCATGCAAGTTTAAAACGACAATCCAGCCAGCAACAACTTCGTTTAAGCAAACGACAGGTCGAGATTACCAAGAATCTCTTTTACGTAGTCCTCGCATTCTTGATCTGTATCACACCGTACGGTGTAGCACTTATGATTCCGCCAAGCGACCCAGCTATACCATGGACGGCCGCCATCTTACTTTGTAATAGCTGTGTTAATCCTATGATTTATGCAACCAAACATCCAAACTTCAAACTAGTTTTTAGGTATATGCTGACCTGTAAATGCCACAGAATTCCCGAGCAGTCGGAATTCCTTCGATCTGTGCGTTACCTAAATGCCCGCCGACAATCACGTTAA